A DNA window from Aquarana catesbeiana isolate 2022-GZ linkage group LG01, ASM4218655v1, whole genome shotgun sequence contains the following coding sequences:
- the GP1BB gene encoding platelet glycoprotein Ib beta chain — translation MKLGSCLLLLLASMSHVVSGCPSSCRCTSGIVDCSYNNLDTQSLPASFPSSTEVIRLDKNKLNSIPSGLLDRLPNLREVHLKHNPWNCDCDILYLRSWLQAQQKRSLYRDVICESPESLKGRVIMFLTEDELVTTCQYWYCNLALVSQLCLCIFIVVQGILLIFVIFSLRRFQRIAREARRTAKELQQNNETYAYDNIPLCSFDRT, via the coding sequence ATGAAGCTTGGGTCCTGTTTGTTACTACTGTTGGCCTCTATGTCTCACGTGGTCTCGGGATGTCCTTCTTCATGCCGCTGTACTTCAGGCATTGTGGATTGCAGCTATAATAACCTTGACACTCAGTCCCTTCCAGCCTCATTTCCCTCTTCCACAGAGGTGATCCGTCTTGACAAGAACAAACTAAACTCCATCCCCAGTGGTCTCCTGGACCGTCTTCCCAACTTGAGGGAGGTTCACTTAAAACACAATCCCTGGAACTGCGATTGTGACATCCTATACTTGCGCAGCTGGTTGCAAGCACagcagaagagatcactatatcgAGATGTCATCTGTGAATCTCCAGAGTCACTGAAGGGACGAGTCATCATGTTCCTGACAGAGGATGAACTTGTGACCACCTGTCAGTACTGGTACTGTAACCTTGCCCTGGTTTCTCAGCTCTGCCTCTGTATTTTCATAGTAGTTCAAGGCATCCTGCTGATTTTTGTCATTTTCTCCTTGCGCCGCTTCCAGAGGATTGCCAGGGAAGCACGACGTACAGCCAAGGAACTGCAACAGAACAATGAAACCTATGCCTATGACAACATACCACTATGCAGCTTTGataggacataa